One Notolabrus celidotus isolate fNotCel1 chromosome 18, fNotCel1.pri, whole genome shotgun sequence DNA window includes the following coding sequences:
- the LOC117830114 gene encoding beta-1,3-N-acetylglucosaminyltransferase radical fringe-like: MKPLHRLVRMHIASVGVSKFCFLLSLAFCGLLLLLIPALQPSARQADLPQPRPQGRPALLSSSHRARFQAGSDYGRETDFNTKLKRSSLRLEEPLETEVTRKDRRGSKRETDFKTGGGLSGPKTRDLLELKDIFIAVKTTKKYHKSRVGLLTQTWISQAEEQTFIFTDGEDKELQRRTGANIINTNCSAAHTRQALCCKMSVEYDKFIESQKKWFCHVDDDNYVILPSLLQLLSSYHHSQDVYLGRPSLDHPIEAAERVKSDGSVSVKFWFATGGAGFCISRGLALKMSPWAR; the protein is encoded by the exons ATGAAGCCGCTCCATCGGCTGGTCAGGATGCACATAGCTTCAGTCGGTGTCAGCAAGTTCTGCTTCCTGCTCTCCCTCGCGTTCTGCGGCCTCCTGCTCTTACTCATCCCTGCCCTCCAGCCCTCTGCACGCCAGGCTGACCTGCCTCAGCCCAGACCTCAAGGCAGACCGGCACTGCTGAGCTCCTCGCACCGCGCCAGGTTTCAGGCAGGATCTGATTATGGAAGAGAAACGGACTTTAACACAAAGCTGAAAAGGAGCTCTTTGAGACTGGAGGAACCTCTGGAGACTGAAGTCACCAGGAAGGACAGACGTGGTTCAAAGAGGGAAACGGACTTTAAAACAGGAGGTGGACTTTCAGGGCCAAAGACTCGGGACCTGTTGGAGTTAAAGGACATTTTTATTGcagtaaaaactacaaaaaagtaCCACAAGTCCAGAGTGGGGCTGCTTACTCAGACATGGATTTCCCAAGCTGAAGAACAG aCCTTCATATTTACAGACGGGGAGGAcaaggagctgcagaggaggacgG GTGCTAACATCATCAACACCAACTGTTCAGCAGCTCACACCCGACAGGCTCTGTGCTGCAAGATGTCCGTGGAGTACGACAAGTTCATCGAGTCTCAGAAGAA GTGGTTTTGCCATGTGGACGATGATAACTACGTGATCCTGCCcagcctgctgcagctgctctccTCTTACCACCACAGTCAGGATGTGTACCTGGGCCGGCCCAGTCTGGATCATCCTattgaggctgcagagagggtcAAGAGCGACGGATCG GTTTCTGTCAAGTTCTGGTTTGCCACGGGTGGAGCAGGTTTCTGTATCAGCAGAGGTCTGGCACTGAAGATGAGCCCGTGGGCCAGGTAG